One genomic segment of Mesoterricola silvestris includes these proteins:
- the atpB gene encoding F0F1 ATP synthase subunit A, giving the protein MEHHASFLAVLLTNLLGLARHPWPSFAHGAPLSVLERYDHLLISVLAALVTVVLVLLVRAKMVRVPGPLQQTMEYLVSFVRTLVADNVAHHPDRYVPLVGTLGVFILLNNLFGLIPGLGSGTANYNVTLGCALVVFLYYNFHGMREHGVGKYLGHFAGPVWFLWILMWPLEILGLFSRILSHSLRLFGNIAGEHVVTGIFFGLAPLVVPVPLMVMGLFFGLIQTFVFIMLATIYVSGAVAHEH; this is encoded by the coding sequence ATGGAACACCATGCGTCCTTTCTCGCGGTCCTGCTGACCAACCTCCTGGGGCTGGCCAGGCATCCGTGGCCCTCCTTCGCCCACGGCGCGCCCCTGTCGGTGCTGGAGCGCTACGACCACCTCCTCATCTCCGTCCTGGCGGCCCTGGTGACGGTCGTCCTGGTGCTCCTGGTGCGGGCGAAGATGGTGCGGGTGCCGGGCCCCCTGCAGCAGACCATGGAGTACCTGGTGAGCTTCGTGCGCACCCTCGTGGCGGACAACGTGGCGCACCACCCGGACCGCTACGTGCCCCTGGTGGGCACCCTGGGCGTCTTCATCCTGCTGAACAACCTCTTCGGCCTCATCCCGGGCCTGGGCTCGGGCACGGCCAACTACAACGTGACCCTGGGCTGCGCCCTGGTGGTGTTCCTCTACTACAACTTCCACGGCATGCGCGAGCACGGGGTGGGCAAGTACCTGGGCCACTTCGCGGGTCCCGTGTGGTTCCTGTGGATCCTCATGTGGCCCCTGGAGATCCTGGGCCTGTTCAGCCGGATCCTGAGCCACAGCCTGCGCCTTTTCGGCAACATCGCGGGCGAGCACGTGGTCACCGGCATCTTCTTCGGCCTGGCCCCCCTGGTGGTGCCCGTGCCCCTCATGGTCATGGGCCTCTTCTTCGGCCTGATCCAGACCTTCGTGTTCATCATGCTGGCCACGATCTACGTGTCCGGCGCCGTGGCGCACGAGCACTAG
- a CDS encoding ATP synthase subunit I translates to MAAEDGGAHHLVRINRIQLALVPLGAAGWGGLRSWRAALVFAAGGAASLLFWALHRWVVNGMLTPSVRRRWLFGFLVLAKLALIVLLLRGMMVCFPSEVLPFVTGILLFSVSIVLEALWLIFRPD, encoded by the coding sequence ATGGCGGCTGAGGACGGGGGCGCCCACCACCTGGTGCGCATCAACCGCATCCAGCTGGCCCTGGTGCCCCTGGGTGCGGCGGGCTGGGGGGGGCTGAGGTCCTGGAGGGCGGCCCTGGTGTTCGCGGCGGGGGGGGCGGCCAGCCTCCTGTTCTGGGCCCTGCACCGGTGGGTGGTGAACGGCATGCTGACCCCTTCCGTGAGGCGGCGGTGGCTCTTCGGGTTCCTGGTCCTGGCCAAACTGGCGTTGATCGTGCTTCTCCTGCGTGGGATGATGGTCTGCTTCCCTTCGGAAGTCCTACCCTTCGTCACCGGAATCCTCCTGTTCAGCGTTTCCATCGTGCTGGAAGCGTTATGGTTGATCTTCCGGCCCGACTGA
- a CDS encoding AtpZ/AtpI family protein, with product MLFQRKEKGVDPRERALWGDLMGLGMVFPIAIVLGFFLGRWIGGFFGHPRAGMWVGLVWGVATGFWELYKTTVRLDRYDEAERKRKDDSHGG from the coding sequence ATGCTGTTCCAGCGCAAGGAGAAGGGGGTGGACCCCCGGGAGCGCGCCCTGTGGGGCGACCTCATGGGCCTGGGCATGGTGTTTCCCATCGCCATCGTCCTGGGCTTCTTCCTGGGGCGCTGGATCGGGGGGTTCTTCGGGCACCCCCGGGCCGGCATGTGGGTGGGCCTGGTTTGGGGCGTGGCCACCGGCTTCTGGGAGCTCTACAAGACGACGGTGCGCCTGGACCGCTACGACGAGGCCGAACGCAAGCGCAAGGACGATTCCCATGGCGGCTGA
- a CDS encoding NADH-quinone oxidoreductase subunit N, giving the protein MSFAAGLWGTLARDLPLIYPQLLILVAATVMLWPGDMFVPKGGKGQWAALTVIVLLAAAFLVSRTPNAQGFSRMFQVDGITRGFQYLCLAAGVITVLLSQLQLDLHKDQSVEYYALILYSVTGMLFLVGATDLVSLYFSLELMALCIYILVAYFRTQERSIEAGVKYFLLGAFSSGILLFGISLLFAATGGVTTNLADLSEKLAIVPMSSNLLVFLGILMVLVGFCFKVAAVPFHMWSPDAYDGAPTAITAFMSMAPKAASLAAFARVFGSGFGSLHSEWMAPLAFVAGASMVLGNIAALRQQTMKRLLAYSSIAHVGYMLLGVLSSNVPGGVQAIWLYMLTYLFMQSGAFGIVIYLQGKGEGERIEDFRGLSRTRPVLAFAMMVILLSLAGIPPLVGFFSKFYLFKLAIEQGHVTLTVIALLTSAVAAYYYLAVVAAMYFKEPADAEVRPVGGITRLVVGLSCALVLVGTLFGAYLLDWAGTIL; this is encoded by the coding sequence ATGTCCTTCGCCGCCGGATTGTGGGGGACCCTGGCCCGGGACCTTCCGCTCATCTACCCGCAGCTCCTCATCCTGGTAGCCGCCACGGTCATGCTGTGGCCGGGCGACATGTTCGTGCCCAAGGGCGGCAAGGGCCAGTGGGCCGCCTTGACGGTCATCGTGCTCCTGGCCGCGGCCTTCCTCGTGAGCCGGACGCCCAATGCCCAGGGGTTCTCCCGCATGTTCCAGGTGGACGGCATCACCCGGGGCTTCCAGTACCTCTGCCTGGCCGCGGGCGTCATCACCGTGCTCCTCAGCCAGCTGCAGCTGGATCTCCACAAGGACCAGTCCGTGGAGTACTACGCCCTGATCCTCTACTCGGTGACGGGCATGCTCTTCCTGGTGGGGGCCACGGACCTGGTGTCCCTCTACTTCTCCCTGGAGCTCATGGCGCTGTGCATCTACATCCTGGTGGCGTACTTCCGCACCCAGGAGCGGAGCATCGAGGCGGGGGTGAAGTACTTCCTGCTGGGGGCCTTCTCCAGCGGCATCCTCCTGTTCGGCATCAGCCTCCTGTTCGCCGCCACGGGCGGGGTCACCACGAACCTCGCGGACCTGAGCGAGAAGCTGGCGATCGTGCCCATGTCCAGCAACCTGCTGGTCTTCCTCGGGATCCTCATGGTCCTGGTGGGCTTCTGCTTCAAGGTGGCGGCGGTGCCCTTCCACATGTGGAGCCCGGACGCCTATGACGGGGCCCCCACGGCCATCACCGCGTTCATGTCCATGGCGCCCAAGGCGGCCTCCCTGGCGGCCTTCGCCCGGGTCTTCGGCTCGGGCTTCGGCAGCCTCCACAGCGAGTGGATGGCGCCTCTGGCCTTCGTGGCGGGGGCCAGCATGGTCCTGGGCAACATCGCCGCCCTCCGGCAGCAGACCATGAAGCGCCTGCTGGCCTATTCCAGCATCGCCCACGTGGGCTACATGCTGCTGGGCGTCCTCAGCTCCAACGTCCCCGGCGGGGTGCAGGCCATCTGGCTCTACATGCTCACCTATCTGTTCATGCAGAGCGGCGCCTTCGGCATCGTCATCTACCTCCAGGGCAAGGGGGAGGGGGAGCGCATCGAGGACTTCCGGGGCCTTTCCCGCACCCGGCCGGTGCTTGCCTTCGCCATGATGGTCATCCTGCTGAGCCTGGCGGGCATTCCGCCCCTGGTGGGCTTCTTCAGCAAGTTCTACCTGTTCAAGCTCGCCATCGAGCAGGGGCATGTGACCCTCACGGTCATCGCCCTGCTCACCAGCGCCGTGGCGGCCTACTACTACCTGGCGGTGGTGGCGGCGATGTACTTCAAGGAGCCCGCCGACGCCGAGGTCCGGCCCGTGGGCGGCATCACCCGCCTGGTGGTGGGCCTCTCCTGCGCCCTGGTGCTGGTGGGGACCCTCTTCGGAGCCTACCTCCTGGACTGGGCCGGAACGATCCTCTAG
- a CDS encoding complex I subunit 4 family protein: MIPWYQNLPLWVTILPLLGALFLLFVPKESRRTFELGALAFTVADFLLSLPLWFQYDRSSAAVQWAFSCDWIPSIGVKFSIGMDGISLVLLLLTTLLGFIVVWCSFTSVLERHKEYYIWLLVMQFSMLGVFITQDMFQFYLFWELMLVPMYFLIAIWGGPQKLYAAIKLFLYTLAGSVLMLVAILAIYFLQFKTTGQYDMSIASFQAMASTVAQQSHTFQTLLAVAFFLGFAIKVPMFPFHTWLPDAHVEAPTAGSVVLAGVLLKMGTYGFLRFLLPIAPDATKELMPWFMTLAIIGVIYGALVAMIQKDMKKLVAYSSVSHLGLCMLGIFALNPNGITGGILQMLNHGISTSALFLIVGIVYERRHTRLIAEYGGLSKTMPIYATVFMIMTMSSIGLPGLNGFIGEFAILQGAFQAAPWIAVAATTGIILGAAYMLWLYQRAMFGPISETNTKMADLNPREIAYFVPLLIAAFWIGLYPKPLLAVLDKPVEKLVTQVNPSFYKLQPLTAAQREAAKRGMAAMAAPAHAEGAAEGHAEPSHGGGE; encoded by the coding sequence ATGATCCCCTGGTACCAAAACCTCCCGTTGTGGGTCACCATCCTTCCCCTCCTGGGGGCCCTCTTCCTCCTCTTCGTGCCGAAGGAGAGCCGGCGGACCTTCGAGTTGGGGGCCCTCGCCTTCACGGTGGCCGACTTCCTCCTGAGCCTCCCGCTCTGGTTCCAGTACGACCGCTCCTCCGCGGCGGTGCAGTGGGCCTTCTCCTGCGACTGGATCCCGAGCATCGGGGTGAAGTTCAGCATCGGCATGGACGGCATCAGCCTGGTGCTGCTGCTGCTCACCACGCTCCTGGGCTTCATCGTGGTGTGGTGCTCGTTCACCTCCGTCCTGGAGCGCCACAAGGAGTACTACATCTGGCTGCTGGTCATGCAGTTCAGCATGCTGGGGGTCTTCATCACCCAGGACATGTTCCAGTTCTACCTCTTCTGGGAACTGATGCTGGTGCCCATGTACTTCCTGATCGCCATCTGGGGCGGGCCCCAGAAGCTCTACGCGGCCATCAAGCTCTTCCTCTACACCCTGGCGGGCTCGGTGCTGATGCTGGTGGCCATCCTGGCCATCTACTTCCTCCAGTTCAAGACCACGGGCCAGTACGACATGTCCATCGCCTCCTTCCAGGCCATGGCCTCCACGGTCGCCCAGCAGTCCCACACCTTCCAGACCCTCCTGGCGGTGGCCTTCTTCCTGGGCTTCGCCATCAAGGTGCCCATGTTCCCCTTCCACACCTGGTTGCCTGACGCCCACGTGGAGGCCCCCACCGCGGGCTCCGTGGTCCTGGCCGGCGTGCTGCTGAAGATGGGGACCTACGGCTTCCTGCGCTTCCTGCTCCCCATCGCCCCGGACGCCACCAAGGAGCTGATGCCCTGGTTCATGACCCTGGCGATCATCGGCGTCATCTACGGCGCGCTGGTGGCCATGATCCAGAAGGACATGAAGAAGCTCGTGGCCTACTCCTCCGTGAGCCACCTGGGCCTGTGCATGCTGGGCATCTTCGCCCTGAACCCCAACGGCATCACCGGCGGCATCCTCCAGATGCTCAACCACGGCATCTCCACCTCCGCGCTCTTCCTCATCGTGGGCATCGTCTACGAGCGGCGCCACACCCGCCTCATCGCGGAATACGGCGGCCTGTCCAAGACCATGCCCATCTACGCCACGGTCTTCATGATCATGACCATGAGCAGCATCGGGCTCCCGGGCCTCAACGGCTTCATCGGGGAGTTCGCCATCCTGCAGGGCGCCTTCCAGGCCGCCCCCTGGATCGCGGTGGCCGCCACCACGGGCATCATCCTGGGCGCCGCCTACATGCTCTGGCTCTACCAGCGCGCCATGTTCGGGCCCATCAGCGAGACCAACACCAAGATGGCCGACCTGAACCCGCGGGAGATCGCCTACTTCGTGCCCCTCCTCATCGCCGCCTTCTGGATCGGCCTCTATCCCAAGCCCCTCCTGGCCGTCCTGGACAAGCCGGTGGAGAAGCTGGTGACCCAGGTGAACCCCTCCTTCTACAAGCTCCAGCCCCTCACCGCCGCCCAGCGGGAGGCCGCCAAGCGCGGCATGGCGGCCATGGCCGCCCCGGCCCACGCGGAGGGCGCCGCCGAGGGACACGCCGAACCCAGCCACGGAGGGGGTGAATAA